One part of the Eucalyptus grandis isolate ANBG69807.140 chromosome 10, ASM1654582v1, whole genome shotgun sequence genome encodes these proteins:
- the LOC104421553 gene encoding LOW QUALITY PROTEIN: UDP-glycosyltransferase 92A1 (The sequence of the model RefSeq protein was modified relative to this genomic sequence to represent the inferred CDS: inserted 2 bases in 1 codon), which yields MMEEDQTNIVVFPFMAQGHIIPFLALALHLESKLRRLPNLTITFLNTPLNIAKLRSSLPPSTALRLVELPFRPSDHGLPRTPTTPTPXPYPLVARLLHASTSLRGPFRDLLLGLVAGGRKPLCVIADIFFGWTATVCRELGIFHAVFSGASGFGLACYYSLWVNLPHRKKPDAVEFSLPDFQEGSPVHVSQLPLTILEADGTDEWSVFQASNLSAWADSNGILFNTVAEFDGVGLSYFRRKLGVEVWPVGPVLLSEKNRRSTTPSRPDGASPEQCTAWLDTKPPKSVLYVSFGSMNTLTAPHMMELATALESSGRDFLWVVRPPVGHDINAEFDAGAWLPEGFERRTAGRGLLVERWAPQAEILAHGAVAAFLTHCGWNSVLEALSNGVPLLGWPMAAEQFFNASLLEGGGVGACLEVARGRSGEVRAEALREKIETAMGETESGREMRRRAREARDMIQSALRDDAGAGAAARGSSVRALDEFIDAAMSAMAESRNGPKISNGDASIPREQISTSV from the exons atgaTGGAGGAGGACCAAACCAACATCGTCGTCTTCCCCTTCATGGCTCAAGGCCACATCATCCCCTTCCTCGCCCTCGCCCTTCACCTCGAGAGCAAGCTCAGGCGCCTTCCCAACCTCACCATCACCTTCCTCAACACCCCTCTCAACATCGCCAAGCTCcgctcctccctccctccctccaccGCCCTCCGCCTCGTCGAGCTCCCCTTCCGCCCCTCCGACCACGGCCTTCCCCGGACGCCGACAACACCAACGCC TCCCTACCCCCTCGTCGCCCGCCTCCTCCACGCCTCCACCTCCCTCCGAGGGCCCTTCCGCGacctcctcctcggcctcgtCGCCGGCGGCCGGAAGCCCCTCTGCGTCATCGCGGACATCTTCTTCGGCTGGACCGCCACCGTGTGCCGCGAGCTCGGCATCTTCCACGCCGTCTTCAGCGGCGCCAGCGGGTTCGGCCTCGCCTGCTACTACTCCCTTTGGGTCAACCTGCCTCACCGGAAGAAGCCAGATGCCGTCGAGTTCTCGTTGCCGGACTTTCAGGAAGGGTCGCCGGTGCACGTCTCGCAGCTGCCGCTGACCATCCTCGAGGCCGACGGGACCGACGAGTGGTCGGTGTTCCAGGCTTCGAACCTCTCAGCCTGGGCGGATTCGAACGGGATCCTGTTCAACACGGTGGCCGAGTTCGACGGCGTCGGGCTGTCCTACTTCCGGCGGAAGCTCGGCGTGGAGGTCTGGCCGGTGGGGCCCGTCCTCTTGTCCGAGAAAAACCGCCGCTCCACGACGCCTTCGAGGCCGGATGGCGCGAGCCCGGAGCAGTGCACAGCTTGGCTGGACACGAAGCCTCCAAAGTCAGTGCTCTACGTGTCGTTCGGCTCCATGAACACCCTCACCGCCCCGCACATGATGGAGCTGGCGACCGCGCTGGAGTCCAGCGGCCGCGACTTCCTATGGGTGGTGAGGCCGCCGGTCGGGCACGACATAAACGCCGAGTTCGACGCGGGGGCGTGGCTGCCGGAGGGGTTCGAGCGGAGGACCGCAGGGAGGGGGCTGCTGGTGGAGAGGTGGGCGCCGCAGGCGGAGATACTGGCGCACGGGGCGGTGGCGGCGTTCCTGACGCACTGCGGCTGGAACTCGGTCCTGGAGGCGCTGAGCAACGGGGTACCGCTGCTGGGGTGGCCGATGGCGGCGGAGCAGTTCTTCAACGCGAGCCTGCTGGAGGGAGGCGGGGTCGGGGCCTGCCTGGAGGTGGCGCGGGGGAGGAGCGGCGAGGTGAGGGCCGAGGCGCTGAGGGAGAAGATCGAGACGGCGATGGGGGAGACGGAGAGTGGGAGGGAGATGAGGAGGCGGGCGAGGGAAGCGAGGGACATGATCCAGAGCGCCCTGAGAGACgacgccggcgccggcgccgcaGCCAGGGGGTCGTCCGTGCGGGCGCTGGACGAGTTCATCGACGCCGCGATGTCGGCGATGGCGGAGAGCCGAAACGGACCGAAGATCAGCAACGGGGACGCGTCCATTCCCAGGGAGCAGATCTCCACGAGCGTGTAA